One stretch of Pedobacter riviphilus DNA includes these proteins:
- a CDS encoding phosphatase PAP2 family protein yields MKNTCKHILGLRFYPVTRIACYSSILIVLLTAADSCGQESPKVDSSGKFIPGPLQAEENNMLNRQKTIFPSGLHLYDEVNSNGFLKNRLSGNTIVPAILLAGSLSSWHARGAFQQLRNQYLPTFNKKFDDYLQYAPALTVLSLKLSGVKGRYETKRTFVSYAFSALIMAGITNALKYSTKVERPDGSSRNSFPSGHTANAFMNATFLHQQYGDQSWLLSAGGYTSAVLTGAGRQFNNRHWISDVLAGAAIGIASAELGHYLAGKLFKNGSALSPLSNNGSGLDKNGYLGIRMDYRMPLNANNENIYVGPGSGMSIDAGWLVNKYLGIGAEAGLFAHPVFFELSDQHDKVTATGRYLRAGPFFRQELGSDWTLNSRLMFGIGQGSSMVSHQIAIALSKDRASVFNWELESISKRKSTSI; encoded by the coding sequence GTGAAAAATACCTGTAAACATATTCTTGGATTGCGGTTTTATCCTGTTACCAGGATAGCCTGTTATTCGTCGATCTTGATCGTGCTTTTAACGGCAGCAGATTCTTGTGGACAAGAGTCTCCAAAAGTAGATTCTTCGGGGAAATTTATTCCGGGCCCACTACAGGCAGAAGAAAACAATATGCTTAATCGCCAAAAAACAATTTTTCCCAGTGGCTTACACCTGTATGATGAGGTAAACAGCAATGGATTCTTAAAGAACAGACTTTCGGGGAATACCATCGTGCCTGCCATACTTTTGGCGGGAAGTCTATCAAGTTGGCATGCACGGGGAGCGTTTCAGCAGTTGCGGAACCAGTACCTTCCAACATTTAACAAAAAGTTTGACGATTACCTTCAGTATGCCCCGGCATTAACGGTGCTATCGCTAAAACTTTCAGGTGTGAAAGGCAGATACGAAACCAAAAGGACATTTGTCTCTTATGCATTTTCCGCATTAATTATGGCTGGCATTACCAATGCGCTTAAATATTCTACCAAGGTGGAAAGGCCTGATGGCAGCTCCAGAAACTCTTTCCCGTCAGGGCATACCGCAAATGCCTTTATGAATGCTACTTTCCTCCATCAACAATATGGAGATCAATCCTGGTTGCTAAGTGCAGGAGGTTATACCAGTGCGGTGCTTACAGGGGCCGGACGCCAGTTTAACAACAGGCACTGGATATCGGATGTATTGGCCGGAGCAGCAATTGGTATCGCCTCTGCTGAGCTTGGACATTACCTGGCCGGAAAACTATTTAAAAACGGTTCAGCTTTAAGCCCCCTTAGCAATAACGGTTCCGGTTTAGATAAAAACGGGTACCTGGGTATCCGGATGGATTACAGGATGCCTTTAAATGCCAACAATGAAAATATTTATGTGGGGCCTGGAAGTGGGATGAGTATCGATGCCGGATGGTTGGTCAATAAGTATTTAGGTATAGGGGCAGAGGCGGGGCTTTTTGCACACCCCGTGTTTTTTGAACTTTCGGACCAGCATGATAAAGTTACTGCCACAGGAAGATACCTACGGGCTGGCCCTTTTTTTAGGCAGGAGTTGGGAAGCGACTGGACATTAAATTCAAGATTGATGTTTGGCATTGGCCAGGGTTCTTCCATGGTCAGCCATCAGATAGCGATAGCACTTTCAAAAGATAGGGCAAGCGTATTCAATTGGGAGTTGGAATCGATCTCCAAAAGAAAATCAACCAGCATCTGA
- a CDS encoding carboxypeptidase-like regulatory domain-containing protein, translating into MNKITEKNFVPLKIIVFCVFLFPKVNAFGQQSALNRKVSVHLSNLSVSQALDLMSSRYSLPLSYDPELIPEENKVDQEFVNVSIAEVLRTILAGTGLTYKTLHNEVIIVPLDKVSLSGRIVDAESGEDLIGASLYIPELRQGVASNGYGFYSLTVPPGRYEIQVSLIGYTTLKSTCSLVLNENRVFRMRKQVKELAEIQISQPDEKDSLAFLNPGKTFNWDNGRQRAYFKGESDLIKALQMENGVTALTEGSSYMFVRGGNKDQNLIILDEATVYNPSHLFGLTSVFNPDALKNIQTYTGAIPANFGGRLSSVIDVRTADGDDKQLHLKGGVSLLTARASLEGPIVKDKSSFLFAARRSLNNLLSHDLELFNLRPAYYDLNFKVNYKLSQNNRVFFSAYVGRDRVNSSNGYLNKWGNQTSTLRWNHIFGPKHFVNLSAIYSNYKNTLSINADSSQGTNRWITGIRDLTLKGDFINYPNPRNQFLYGFSSIYHLFIPGESSSAIYNNISRVRADEHALYVSHKLSAWKNFKLHYGLRMSFFNTISNERTYDLNEQFEPVIVDEGNKKAFLRFEPRLSLQYMLGGNRSVLLSYNRNYQYLQLVQNDELAFSSLESWIPSGINLLPQQSDFVSLRYKDVLLGGNYTFDLYYKKMQNQLELTDHAQLISNSFIEGELRPGFSNAYGMEFSFSKNVGNFKGDLMYAFSKVFRTINGINEGKRYPAGYNIPHVLKLNLSYQISRNFSANSFFTYSTGRPVTSPIGYYEQNGLKVPIYSDRNSSKMPDYHRLDLTIQWTPASLRAWNRNWFNTFSVGLFNVYNHRSPLFYRINQQNLQELNFDQQSFSGRTLGVSYTFKF; encoded by the coding sequence ATGAATAAAATCACAGAAAAGAATTTCGTTCCGCTAAAAATTATTGTTTTTTGTGTTTTTTTATTTCCAAAGGTTAATGCTTTTGGGCAGCAGAGTGCCCTGAACAGAAAGGTTAGTGTTCATTTGTCAAATCTTTCTGTTTCACAGGCCCTTGACCTGATGAGCAGCAGGTATTCGTTGCCATTATCATACGATCCCGAATTAATCCCTGAAGAGAACAAAGTTGATCAGGAATTCGTAAATGTGTCCATTGCAGAAGTACTCCGCACCATACTTGCCGGAACAGGCCTGACCTATAAGACACTCCACAACGAGGTTATTATTGTCCCATTGGATAAAGTGAGCTTAAGCGGCAGGATCGTTGATGCTGAAAGTGGTGAAGATCTTATCGGCGCGAGTTTATATATCCCGGAACTTAGGCAGGGGGTTGCAAGTAATGGTTATGGTTTTTATTCACTTACGGTTCCGCCCGGGAGGTATGAAATCCAGGTTAGCCTTATTGGTTATACCACGCTTAAAAGCACCTGTTCTTTAGTCTTGAATGAAAACCGGGTATTCCGTATGCGGAAACAGGTTAAAGAACTGGCAGAAATTCAGATCAGCCAACCCGATGAAAAAGATTCATTGGCCTTCTTAAATCCAGGAAAAACATTTAACTGGGACAATGGCCGCCAGCGAGCGTATTTTAAGGGAGAAAGCGACCTTATTAAAGCGCTTCAAATGGAAAATGGGGTTACTGCTTTAACAGAGGGCAGTAGTTACATGTTTGTACGGGGCGGAAATAAAGACCAGAACCTGATCATCCTTGATGAGGCTACGGTATATAACCCTTCGCATCTTTTTGGCCTGACCTCTGTTTTTAACCCTGATGCCTTAAAAAATATCCAGACCTATACTGGAGCCATCCCTGCAAACTTCGGTGGCCGTCTTTCTTCCGTTATCGATGTACGCACAGCTGATGGAGATGATAAACAACTGCATTTAAAAGGAGGGGTCAGTTTGCTCACAGCAAGGGCTTCGTTGGAAGGGCCGATAGTTAAAGACAAAAGCTCTTTTCTTTTTGCCGCCAGGAGGAGCCTTAATAATCTTTTAAGCCATGACCTTGAATTGTTTAACCTCCGCCCGGCCTACTATGACCTGAATTTTAAGGTGAATTACAAATTAAGTCAAAATAACAGGGTTTTCTTTTCAGCTTATGTAGGGAGGGACAGGGTTAATTCATCTAACGGGTACCTCAATAAATGGGGGAATCAGACTTCTACGCTGAGGTGGAACCACATTTTTGGTCCAAAACACTTTGTTAATCTTTCGGCAATCTATAGCAATTACAAAAATACCTTAAGTATCAACGCAGATTCCTCGCAGGGAACCAACAGATGGATCACCGGGATCCGGGACCTAACTTTAAAAGGAGATTTTATCAATTATCCCAATCCCCGTAACCAGTTTCTTTATGGCTTTAGCAGTATTTATCACCTTTTTATCCCTGGGGAGAGCAGTAGTGCAATTTACAATAATATTTCGCGTGTAAGGGCAGATGAGCATGCGCTTTATGTTTCGCATAAACTCTCTGCCTGGAAAAACTTTAAGCTGCATTACGGACTCAGGATGAGTTTTTTTAATACGATTTCAAATGAAAGAACTTATGACCTGAACGAGCAGTTTGAGCCTGTCATTGTAGACGAGGGAAATAAAAAAGCCTTTTTGCGCTTTGAGCCGAGGTTATCTTTACAATATATGCTTGGCGGCAACAGATCAGTCCTGTTGAGTTATAACCGGAATTACCAGTATCTACAGCTGGTGCAAAATGATGAACTGGCATTCTCTTCTTTAGAAAGCTGGATTCCTTCAGGAATAAACCTGTTGCCCCAACAATCAGATTTTGTATCCCTACGATACAAAGATGTTTTACTTGGAGGAAATTATACCTTTGATCTGTATTATAAGAAAATGCAAAACCAGCTTGAATTAACTGATCATGCACAGCTTATCTCCAATAGTTTTATAGAGGGCGAACTGCGTCCGGGTTTTTCAAATGCTTATGGAATGGAGTTTTCCTTTTCTAAAAACGTAGGTAACTTTAAGGGGGATTTAATGTATGCCTTTTCTAAAGTTTTCCGTACAATAAACGGTATCAATGAGGGAAAGCGGTATCCGGCCGGGTATAACATCCCCCATGTTCTGAAGTTAAATTTGTCTTATCAGATTTCCAGAAACTTTTCAGCAAATTCTTTTTTCACCTATAGCACAGGCCGTCCGGTAACCTCTCCAATTGGTTATTATGAACAGAACGGTTTGAAAGTTCCCATCTACAGCGATAGGAATTCTTCTAAAATGCCCGATTATCACCGGTTGGATCTTACCATACAATGGACCCCGGCTTCTTTAAGGGCATGGAATAGAAATTGGTTCAATACTTTTAGTGTTGGTTTGTTTAATGTTTATAACCATAGGTCTCCATTATTTTACAGGATCAATCAGCAAAATCTGCAAGAGTTGAACTTTGATCAGCAGTCCTTTTCGGGCAGAACATTAGGCGTATCTTATACCTTCAAATTTTAA
- a CDS encoding sensor histidine kinase, translating to MVNSGKTRSAWLQESVIFCAMFALTMLHEWIFINSPENFLKGLVFFLILYAQAQAHRFYIYPYYLRKNYLVYAVLTLTAVSLGASTLFIADYFWIKPEFFEDGEFFLGFVYHFVICVVSTVTIMALSLMKSYATELQRRNHDQLLLNEMNLKFLHAQLNPHFFFNMLNNLYGVSLTEPERTPALIVKLSELMRYQIENWNLTRVELAGEISFIENYVDLERERIGKRCDIRLNYANSISGPQNHTIAPLLLIVLIENSFKHSQNFKHWFVHIDIHLSEEGLEMKIENSLADESLKKYSTQIGLANIEQRLEFLYKDAHRLTSERLQDSHRTEVFINLKNT from the coding sequence ATGGTAAATTCTGGTAAAACGCGTAGTGCCTGGTTACAGGAGAGTGTAATTTTCTGCGCAATGTTCGCATTAACTATGCTTCATGAGTGGATATTTATCAACTCACCGGAAAACTTTCTGAAAGGTCTGGTCTTCTTTCTCATCTTATATGCGCAAGCTCAGGCACACCGCTTTTATATCTATCCTTACTACCTGCGCAAAAACTATCTGGTTTATGCTGTTCTTACGCTTACAGCAGTATCTCTCGGAGCAAGCACGCTTTTTATTGCTGATTATTTTTGGATAAAGCCCGAGTTTTTTGAAGATGGAGAATTTTTCTTAGGATTTGTCTACCATTTTGTGATCTGCGTTGTTAGCACGGTAACCATTATGGCCCTTTCGCTTATGAAAAGCTATGCAACAGAATTGCAGCGAAGAAACCACGATCAGCTCTTGCTCAATGAAATGAACCTGAAGTTCCTGCATGCACAGCTCAACCCGCACTTTTTCTTTAACATGCTTAATAACCTTTATGGGGTAAGCCTTACCGAACCTGAAAGAACCCCTGCATTGATTGTTAAACTCTCCGAACTGATGCGCTACCAGATCGAAAACTGGAATCTGACCAGGGTTGAGCTGGCCGGTGAAATCAGCTTTATAGAAAATTACGTGGATCTTGAACGTGAGCGCATTGGTAAACGGTGCGACATCAGGTTAAATTATGCAAACAGTATCAGTGGTCCACAGAACCATACTATCGCTCCATTATTATTGATCGTTTTGATCGAAAATAGCTTTAAGCACAGTCAGAATTTTAAACATTGGTTTGTACATATTGATATTCACCTTTCTGAAGAAGGACTGGAAATGAAAATTGAAAATTCGCTCGCTGATGAGAGCTTGAAAAAGTATTCTACGCAGATCGGCTTGGCAAATATTGAACAGCGGCTGGAATTCCTTTATAAAGACGCTCATCGCTTAACCAGCGAGCGATTACAGGACAGCCATCGCACCGAAGTATTTATTAATTTAAAAAACACTTAA
- a CDS encoding DUF4249 family protein has translation MMAAVFLFLGCKKDEPVAKIPYDLTIEGGISTYTTWQFIRLTKPATLDQDNVTPVSNATVSINDGQNDIPFKEISSTGIYSGEVVQNKNFFKGYTLTVIYNNKKYMATDTLQPVLPIDASYVPAVVTSRNGGYRLTIPKHTFSTSIAQKWLILVQGKTWIENKFDESFPFSYSHVFGTRMPCIL, from the coding sequence ATGATGGCAGCAGTTTTTCTTTTTCTGGGATGTAAAAAGGATGAACCTGTTGCTAAAATACCCTATGATTTGACTATAGAAGGCGGCATCAGTACTTATACTACCTGGCAGTTCATCAGGCTTACAAAACCGGCTACCTTAGATCAGGATAATGTAACGCCTGTTTCAAATGCTACTGTGAGCATTAACGATGGCCAGAATGATATTCCATTTAAGGAGATTTCTTCTACAGGAATTTATTCTGGTGAGGTAGTACAGAATAAAAATTTTTTTAAGGGCTATACACTTACTGTTATCTATAACAATAAAAAATATATGGCAACCGATACACTGCAGCCCGTTTTACCTATAGATGCCTCTTATGTTCCGGCCGTTGTAACCAGCAGAAATGGAGGATACCGGCTTACCATACCAAAACATACTTTCAGTACGTCGATAGCACAAAAATGGTTGATTTTGGTGCAGGGGAAAACCTGGATCGAGAATAAATTCGACGAAAGTTTCCCTTTCAGCTATTCGCATGTTTTCGGAACCCGAATGCCCTGCATCCTTTGA
- a CDS encoding FecR family protein, whose product MKENYTQDEIPYQLILDELNGNLSNHDRAILEKWKAEAPEHMDIYQEIVEISRNAELLGEKQRLDTEKSWQKFSALAFKDNETPDHKVVKLKKVNYLRWSAAAVLLIGILVAINFWKNSGEQLVQTGKKERYHLILPDGSEVILNQNSSLSYNKRDFSMSRKVKLSHGEAYFNVKHNPKNPFSIQTGDLRVMDLGTSFNLNIEPGSVTVIVNSGKVAMEYKGIKNRVMLDPQDKGVLDRATKAITKSKNEDINYRSWYDKTLHYKQSPLEVVSRDLEKIYGTKIIFQNGELRERRLTAYFKQKSIEEIMQIIGTSLNLKVVNTNGGFTLTNP is encoded by the coding sequence ATGAAAGAAAATTATACTCAAGATGAAATCCCTTACCAGCTTATTCTGGATGAGTTGAATGGAAACCTTTCAAACCATGATCGTGCGATACTGGAAAAGTGGAAGGCGGAGGCCCCGGAGCATATGGATATTTACCAGGAAATTGTTGAAATTTCCAGAAATGCAGAGCTACTCGGCGAAAAACAACGTTTGGATACAGAAAAATCATGGCAAAAGTTCAGTGCATTGGCTTTTAAAGACAATGAAACCCCGGACCATAAGGTTGTAAAGCTGAAAAAAGTAAATTATTTAAGGTGGTCTGCCGCGGCGGTATTGCTCATTGGTATATTGGTTGCCATAAACTTCTGGAAAAACAGTGGCGAACAACTGGTGCAAACGGGAAAAAAAGAACGCTATCACTTAATATTGCCTGATGGAAGTGAAGTGATTTTAAATCAGAACAGTTCGTTAAGTTATAACAAACGCGATTTCTCCATGTCTAGGAAAGTAAAACTCAGCCATGGAGAAGCCTATTTTAACGTGAAGCATAACCCGAAAAATCCGTTTTCCATTCAGACCGGAGACCTTAGGGTAATGGACCTGGGCACCAGCTTTAATTTGAACATTGAGCCCGGATCAGTAACTGTTATTGTGAATAGCGGAAAAGTTGCGATGGAATACAAAGGGATCAAAAACAGGGTAATGTTAGATCCGCAGGATAAGGGTGTTCTGGATCGCGCTACCAAAGCCATTACCAAAAGCAAAAATGAGGATATTAATTACAGATCATGGTATGATAAAACGTTACACTATAAACAAAGCCCGCTTGAAGTAGTCTCCAGGGATCTGGAGAAGATATATGGAACCAAAATTATTTTTCAAAATGGTGAACTTAGGGAACGCCGGTTGACCGCCTATTTTAAACAAAAATCGATTGAAGAAATTATGCAGATCATCGGAACTTCACTTAACCTAAAGGTTGTAAATACAAATGGAGGTTTTACCTTAACCAATCCTTAG
- a CDS encoding RNA polymerase sigma factor, translating to MIDRDADLMRGIRQKDKKSFEQLYKLYYKKNYLLAYKYLRNQEQAEEIAHDVFLKLWNNGDEILIKQSLGAYLSRSIINGSLNLIKKQQRFDAHIENYQYSIDEVEEFSDEAQLLEDKLERLEQAIETLPPQCRKVLMMSKFENCKQQEIADALNISIKTVKNHLTLGYEKIRVMMKKDFSLLIAIALFQLLGIGLMFHGIVLLTKWY from the coding sequence ATGATCGACCGCGATGCCGACCTAATGCGAGGAATTCGACAAAAGGACAAAAAAAGCTTTGAGCAGCTTTATAAACTGTATTATAAAAAAAATTATCTCTTAGCCTATAAATACCTTCGCAACCAGGAGCAGGCCGAAGAGATTGCACATGATGTTTTCTTAAAGCTCTGGAATAATGGCGACGAAATCTTAATCAAGCAATCATTGGGGGCCTATTTATCCAGAAGTATCATCAATGGCTCATTAAATTTGATAAAGAAACAACAGCGGTTTGATGCACATATCGAAAATTATCAATACTCGATTGATGAAGTTGAGGAGTTTAGCGATGAGGCCCAGCTATTGGAAGATAAGCTGGAACGGCTTGAACAGGCCATTGAAACACTTCCTCCCCAGTGTAGAAAAGTGCTGATGATGAGTAAATTTGAAAATTGTAAACAGCAGGAAATAGCAGATGCTTTAAACATTTCTATTAAAACGGTTAAAAACCACCTGACGCTTGGATATGAAAAAATCAGGGTAATGATGAAAAAAGATTTTTCTTTGCTGATCGCTATTGCGCTTTTTCAACTTCTGGGAATAGGACTAATGTTTCATGGCATTGTCTTATTAACAAAGTGGTATTAA
- a CDS encoding LytR/AlgR family response regulator transcription factor — MDLLRCIIVDDEEGAHRVLEHFIGQVRYLEMAGSFYTALDAMEYIYQNNIDLVFLDINMPGLSGLEMLGAMSSRPFVVLTTAYKEYALESYQYDVVDYLVKPFDFKRFLSSVDKVMNRMGTKQIAPQESITTDYLVLKVDGAMLKLKFEQILYTQSYGNYVKFFTADGMRLSQITTAEVENKLNPKYFVRIHKSYIVAIKEVSTVSGGEAILFNGTRLPVGNLYRKTLLDSL, encoded by the coding sequence ATGGATTTGTTAAGATGTATTATCGTCGACGATGAAGAAGGGGCACACCGGGTTTTGGAACACTTTATTGGCCAGGTGAGGTATTTGGAAATGGCAGGGTCATTTTATACCGCTCTTGATGCAATGGAATATATTTATCAAAACAATATCGACCTTGTTTTTCTGGATATTAATATGCCAGGCCTGAGTGGTTTGGAGATGCTCGGTGCAATGTCTTCCCGGCCATTTGTGGTGCTCACTACTGCATATAAAGAATACGCACTGGAAAGTTACCAATACGATGTGGTAGATTATCTGGTTAAGCCATTCGATTTTAAAAGATTCCTCTCATCTGTTGATAAGGTAATGAACCGCATGGGCACTAAACAGATTGCGCCACAGGAGAGCATAACAACAGATTATCTGGTGCTAAAGGTTGATGGTGCGATGCTCAAACTTAAGTTTGAACAAATACTTTATACCCAGAGTTACGGCAACTACGTTAAGTTTTTTACAGCAGACGGGATGCGCTTAAGTCAGATCACCACCGCAGAAGTTGAAAACAAACTAAATCCAAAGTATTTTGTCAGGATACACAAATCGTATATTGTTGCAATAAAGGAAGTTTCAACGGTTTCGGGAGGGGAGGCTATTCTTTTCAACGGGACAAGGCTTCCGGTTGGAAACCTTTATCGGAAAACTTTGTTGGATTCGTTGTAG
- a CDS encoding DUF6134 family protein, which translates to MNNIKMKTMQFFVFFCICWVSVKTAYAQEFKYEILKGGKSIGNMQISQKRVGKNLELAMKFNAEIDLLFKNMLIEGYENASFYGGKLQRSSILRKVNGRIKADIQTQWTGKEYINTRSGKSNILPLKPIEMHLLSLYFHEPKDGSLVYSDGFAQLLKIQKDGQTYELKLPNGKENIYTYKNGICTKIMIKSAYYAVRLRKIP; encoded by the coding sequence ATGAATAATATAAAGATGAAAACCATGCAGTTTTTCGTGTTCTTTTGTATTTGTTGGGTTTCAGTTAAAACCGCTTATGCACAGGAGTTTAAATATGAAATATTAAAGGGTGGAAAAAGCATCGGTAACATGCAAATCAGTCAGAAACGAGTTGGAAAGAACCTCGAGCTTGCCATGAAATTTAACGCAGAAATTGATCTGCTATTTAAGAACATGCTGATTGAAGGTTATGAAAATGCAAGTTTCTATGGGGGAAAATTGCAACGATCATCAATATTAAGGAAAGTTAATGGGCGCATCAAAGCAGATATCCAAACCCAATGGACAGGAAAAGAGTACATAAACACCCGCTCGGGCAAGTCAAATATATTGCCCTTAAAACCAATTGAAATGCATTTGTTGTCGCTCTATTTTCATGAACCGAAAGATGGAAGCCTGGTCTATTCTGATGGTTTCGCTCAACTTTTAAAAATCCAAAAAGATGGCCAAACCTACGAACTGAAATTACCCAATGGCAAAGAAAACATTTACACCTATAAAAATGGCATCTGTACAAAAATCATGATTAAAAGTGCATACTATGCCGTTAGGCTCCGTAAAATCCCATAA
- a CDS encoding mechanosensitive ion channel domain-containing protein: MNNFVLGINRISSIINTCTFIISIMILFDIDIRNMFVSLSIAAAAIAVLSKDYITSMANGLIIMFSDRLSLGDKIIIGEFSGKIRDITLINIIIENQEGDVIVIPNSVVSSSIVLNRSKKDIRQVIAEFELGLDRISSVDEVEKALKSSLTPFLTNIRENSFSLQVVSMKQDLINCKAQLALTGHNKAVEHQIHRTIQDAIIALATRPGSHLPKG; this comes from the coding sequence ATGAATAATTTTGTTCTCGGCATTAACCGCATCTCCTCAATTATCAATACCTGCACTTTCATTATTTCCATCATGATCCTTTTTGATATCGACATCAGGAATATGTTTGTGAGCTTAAGCATTGCTGCAGCGGCAATAGCAGTACTTTCTAAAGATTATATTACCAGTATGGCTAATGGTCTGATCATCATGTTCTCTGACAGGCTCTCCTTAGGCGACAAGATAATTATCGGCGAATTCAGCGGGAAGATCCGGGATATTACACTGATCAACATCATCATCGAAAACCAGGAGGGCGATGTGATCGTAATACCTAATTCAGTTGTATCTTCTTCAATTGTACTGAACCGAAGCAAAAAAGATATCAGGCAGGTGATAGCTGAATTTGAACTGGGACTCGATCGTATATCCTCGGTTGATGAAGTAGAAAAAGCATTAAAGTCTTCACTAACGCCTTTCTTAACAAACATTAGGGAAAACAGCTTTTCGTTACAAGTAGTTTCCATGAAGCAAGATCTGATCAATTGCAAGGCCCAGCTTGCGCTAACGGGGCACAATAAGGCGGTTGAACATCAGATCCATCGGACAATCCAGGATGCGATTATTGCCCTGGCCACCAGGCCGGGCAGCCATTTACCAAAAGGTTAG
- a CDS encoding DUF6134 family protein, whose translation MKKYLLIAILALTVQFVFAQSQSHTYDVFYNEKNVGKMLITKTGNDMDCVIKLNFTASFNVVLKSILIEGHEEAMFEKGILKYSTVLRKVNGKVRANKQTKIANGVYSAIDEGTVQSVDVPEIRSNFLSILFLEPVGRQHIYADNLLQNVKIVNKSAHTYQIPLRNGSYNQYTYVNGKCAAIELSTPFLKLKLKRV comes from the coding sequence ATGAAGAAGTATTTATTAATTGCAATATTGGCACTGACTGTTCAATTTGTGTTTGCACAGTCGCAATCGCATACTTATGATGTGTTCTACAATGAAAAGAACGTGGGGAAGATGTTGATCACTAAAACAGGCAATGATATGGACTGCGTTATCAAGCTGAACTTTACAGCGAGTTTTAATGTGGTGCTTAAAAGCATTCTTATTGAAGGGCATGAAGAAGCCATGTTCGAAAAAGGAATATTGAAATATTCTACAGTGTTGCGAAAAGTTAATGGTAAGGTACGGGCCAATAAACAGACCAAAATAGCCAACGGAGTTTACAGTGCCATTGATGAAGGAACGGTTCAATCAGTTGATGTACCTGAAATCCGTTCAAATTTTTTGAGTATACTGTTCTTAGAACCTGTTGGGCGCCAGCATATTTATGCAGATAACCTTTTGCAAAACGTTAAAATTGTCAATAAATCAGCACATACCTATCAAATCCCCTTACGTAATGGCAGCTATAATCAATATACCTACGTTAATGGAAAATGCGCTGCAATAGAGCTGAGTACGCCGTTTTTAAAATTAAAATTAAAACGCGTCTGA